A genomic region of Candidatus Neomarinimicrobiota bacterium contains the following coding sequences:
- a CDS encoding DUF3108 domain-containing protein produces MGRISLFFLLSNYALAQMYSANVYGFPVAKAEYKLRADSVSLTFETVGILDMIWPTINSYSTHFDSTHFGLKSFHKKIKQDDIKQSTLMKLENSLLKYGKESQNRNDSTQTMFTMFVRIARQSQETIDTKWFNLDHEGKQMRGRFLWAGTETVKIGNTNILCDNFRMDIENIDETDGFLETTDRLMKYISDPNKVRQIWVERNGNRRIIRVTMTAYGFPYDILIDHE; encoded by the coding sequence ATGGGCAGGATTTCTCTCTTTTTCCTTTTATCTAACTATGCATTGGCGCAGATGTATTCTGCCAATGTGTATGGATTCCCTGTGGCAAAAGCAGAATATAAACTCCGGGCAGATTCCGTTTCATTGACATTTGAAACTGTGGGTATTCTTGATATGATTTGGCCCACAATAAATTCCTATTCCACCCATTTTGACTCGACCCATTTCGGACTCAAATCATTCCATAAAAAAATCAAACAGGATGACATTAAGCAGTCTACTTTAATGAAACTTGAAAATAGTTTATTGAAATATGGAAAAGAATCTCAAAATAGAAATGATTCCACTCAAACTATGTTCACCATGTTTGTTCGCATCGCTAGGCAATCTCAAGAAACTATTGACACAAAGTGGTTCAATCTGGATCATGAGGGAAAGCAAATGCGGGGCCGATTCTTATGGGCGGGAACTGAAACAGTTAAAATTGGGAATACAAATATATTGTGTGATAATTTTCGTATGGATATTGAAAATATTGATGAGACTGATGGTTTTTTAGAAACAACAGATCGTTTAATGAAATACATCTCTGACCCTAATAAGGTTCGTCAAATCTGGGTGGAACGAAATGGAAATCGTCGTATAATCCGGGTAACTATGACGGCTTACGGATTCCCTTACGATATTCTAATTGACCATGAGTAA
- the mgtE gene encoding magnesium transporter yields the protein MKKEMFGSEITLMRDTFRRLLRRHAKTNIIKLIERTHPADMALIFRYFNDGEQDTIFGYMTPTEETVEFLGELDESIVVRLLEQDEPSRIASILEEASSNEQAYLMGLVEEEYSTAVIDLLQAEEQEELEEMMAYPEDSAGILMYTDIFTLHEETKARDAIVALQDQEDAEMVFYLYALDDDGRLNGVVSLRDLVTTPGDAMLKDIMSRKVHAVRPETDQEEVARIVSQYNFLAVPVVDDDEQLLGIVTVDEVVDIIREEATEDFLQMVGAGKDREILLKSSWENARMRLPWLFASWVGGIGAAFIIGIFNNILESTIALAAFIPVIMGMGGNIGTQSSTIIVRGLATGRVGFENSTKILFKEIRVGLILGILYGILLGLFAIFRFLDASPMLGVVVGLSICFSMIIAATIGSMVPLILNRFDIDPAIATGPFVTTAIDILGVTLYFLIAGSLLVIT from the coding sequence ATGAAAAAAGAAATGTTTGGCTCCGAAATTACTCTCATGCGAGATACTTTTCGGCGACTTCTCCGGCGACATGCCAAAACCAATATTATTAAACTGATTGAAAGAACTCACCCGGCTGATATGGCCCTCATCTTTCGTTATTTCAATGATGGAGAGCAAGATACAATATTTGGTTATATGACTCCTACCGAAGAGACGGTTGAATTCTTAGGAGAATTAGATGAATCAATTGTTGTCCGTTTATTAGAGCAGGATGAGCCTTCTCGAATTGCATCCATCCTAGAAGAAGCAAGCTCTAATGAGCAGGCTTACCTCATGGGATTGGTGGAAGAGGAATACTCTACCGCTGTAATTGATTTACTCCAGGCGGAAGAGCAAGAAGAGCTTGAAGAAATGATGGCTTACCCGGAAGACAGCGCCGGAATTCTCATGTATACCGATATTTTTACGCTTCATGAAGAAACAAAAGCCCGGGACGCAATTGTTGCCCTTCAAGATCAAGAAGACGCAGAAATGGTCTTTTATCTCTATGCCCTTGATGATGATGGCCGTTTAAATGGCGTAGTCTCTCTACGGGATTTGGTGACAACACCGGGAGATGCAATGCTTAAAGATATTATGTCCCGAAAGGTTCATGCAGTCCGGCCTGAAACAGACCAAGAAGAAGTAGCCCGAATTGTATCTCAATATAATTTTCTCGCCGTCCCGGTTGTGGATGATGATGAACAATTATTAGGGATCGTTACGGTTGATGAAGTTGTGGATATCATCCGAGAAGAAGCCACAGAAGATTTTTTACAAATGGTTGGTGCCGGGAAAGACCGAGAGATTCTATTAAAATCTTCATGGGAAAATGCCCGTATGCGTCTTCCTTGGCTTTTTGCCAGTTGGGTCGGCGGTATCGGCGCAGCATTCATTATTGGCATTTTTAATAATATTCTTGAAAGTACAATTGCCTTAGCTGCATTTATCCCCGTCATTATGGGGATGGGTGGAAATATCGGAACCCAGTCATCCACAATTATTGTTCGTGGTTTAGCAACAGGACGTGTGGGATTTGAAAATTCAACAAAAATTTTATTTAAAGAAATCCGCGTTGGGTTAATCCTTGGTATTCTATATGGAATACTTTTGGGTCTTTTTGCCATATTTCGTTTCCTAGATGCATCTCCCATGTTAGGCGTGGTCGTAGGTCTCAGTATTTGTTTTTCAATGATTATTGCTGCAACTATCGGTTCAATGGTTCCCCTTATACTGAACCGGTTCGACATTGACCCTGCCATTGCCACTGGTCCTTTTGTAACCACAGCTATTGATATTCTTGGCGTTACACTTTACTTTTTGATCGCCGGTTCATTGCTCGTAATTACCTGA
- a CDS encoding CPBP family intramembrane metalloprotease produces the protein MNQTLSVRFAFGIVFLSVLSALIIGSIFGALDPSILSGAKPGIQTYFAMFIGQGFLVVPVMVFLLRKKYPIAKSLRLNAVSNKTLVSTVLLSLGAVILSDEINLLVDMVIPMPDSFLQVEAMLTPDNPLSLALLIFTIVILAPVGEEILFRGFLQKYLESAWGDITRAILFSSLFFAVIHFNPYWMIQIYFLGVLLGFLAWKTNSVIPCIIFHVIINGTSLFFTSMGDSFESLILWHGHINPIILIIGGTLFWLGFKQLKMGQEN, from the coding sequence ATGAACCAGACCCTTTCAGTACGGTTTGCGTTCGGGATCGTTTTTCTATCGGTCCTTTCGGCACTAATTATCGGATCGATATTTGGCGCACTGGATCCGTCTATCCTTTCTGGCGCTAAGCCCGGCATCCAAACTTATTTCGCTATGTTCATCGGTCAAGGCTTTTTGGTTGTTCCGGTGATGGTTTTTTTGCTGCGAAAAAAATATCCAATCGCCAAATCTTTGCGGTTGAATGCTGTATCCAACAAAACACTGGTTTCAACCGTTTTACTTTCATTGGGAGCCGTGATTCTCTCAGATGAAATAAACTTATTGGTTGATATGGTTATTCCTATGCCCGATTCATTCCTCCAAGTTGAAGCCATGCTAACACCGGATAACCCTCTATCTTTGGCGCTGCTCATTTTTACAATTGTCATTCTCGCTCCGGTTGGAGAAGAAATTCTTTTCCGAGGATTCCTGCAAAAATATCTAGAAAGCGCTTGGGGTGACATTACCCGGGCAATTCTTTTCTCAAGCCTCTTTTTTGCCGTGATTCACTTTAATCCCTATTGGATGATTCAAATTTATTTTTTGGGTGTCCTTCTTGGCTTTTTAGCTTGGAAGACAAATTCTGTTATACCGTGTATCATTTTTCATGTGATAATTAATGGTACATCTTTATTTTTCACATCTATGGGAGATTCATTTGAATCCCTCATTCTGTGGCATGGACATATAAATCCTATAATACTGATAATCGGTGGAACCCTTTTTTGGCTCGGGTTTAAACAATTAAAAATGGGGCAGGAGAATTAA
- a CDS encoding RNA methyltransferase translates to MISQSQNKLIRSLHQKKFREQHGLFIIEGVRSIKDALTKKAHFKISVSTESFSQNNPDIIKAVNPEIISEEDIKRLSPSISPSGILAVCKIPQFDNPDLNQNFIYLDHISDPGNMGTILRTAVWFGIDQMVLSDGCVDPFNPKVVRSSMGAHFQLSWIGHLEIHTLNNYTIIGADHRGAAIEPLGSFPEKWCLVMGNEAHGISENIKSVLDETMAIPKIGTGESLNVGVAMGILLNHLTK, encoded by the coding sequence ATGATTAGCCAAAGCCAAAATAAGTTAATTCGCTCCCTTCATCAAAAAAAGTTTCGGGAGCAGCATGGCCTTTTTATCATTGAAGGAGTCCGATCTATAAAAGATGCCCTTACTAAAAAAGCACATTTTAAAATAAGTGTTTCAACAGAATCTTTTTCCCAAAATAATCCTGACATAATAAAGGCAGTCAATCCAGAAATCATTTCCGAAGAAGATATAAAACGCTTATCCCCTTCTATCTCTCCTTCCGGCATTCTGGCGGTATGTAAAATTCCCCAATTTGATAATCCCGATTTGAATCAAAATTTTATTTATTTGGACCATATTTCTGATCCGGGAAATATGGGCACTATATTAAGAACTGCTGTTTGGTTTGGAATTGATCAAATGGTTCTTTCTGATGGATGCGTTGATCCTTTTAATCCTAAGGTAGTTCGTAGTTCTATGGGAGCGCACTTTCAACTCTCGTGGATAGGGCACTTAGAGATTCACACATTAAATAATTATACTATCATTGGCGCAGACCATCGGGGAGCAGCCATTGAACCTTTAGGCTCTTTTCCAGAAAAATGGTGCTTGGTTATGGGTAATGAGGCCCATGGAATAAGTGAAAATATAAAATCGGTTCTGGACGAAACAATGGCAATTCCAAAGATTGGGACTGGCGAATCCCTCAATGTGGGTGTTGCAATGGGCATTCTTCTCAACCATTTAACAAAATAA
- a CDS encoding amidohydrolase translates to MISPNEIPLRLQKIVFYSFFLFFLYGCEKNMANLIIQNGTIYTVDEFNPIVEAVAIKNGKIIAVGKESQIRSFIDNNTKVLNLKGATMIPGLIEGHGHFMGLGYAKMRLDLNNVANYDELVNMVAGAVKRAEPGEWILGRGWHQSKWAPDPETLVKGFQTHDKLSAVSPDNPVWLTHASGHAGFGNAKAMEIAGVTTETEFGFGGEIIKDLRGNPTGIFNERAQGVVSSHVEYEEEGSSALALDLAVKSSLENGITSFQDAGSGKAAIEAYREGLNRDALRVRLYVMLTSRDPNLLKEWYKKGPEIGTGNGHLTIRSIKLNADGALGSRGAWLLEDYTDRPGHTGMATQSMEYVYEVATDGLVNGFQVNAHAIGDRANREVLDQFQKAFEENSVKAYDHRWRIEHAQHINPADIPRFGKLGVIASMQGIHLSSDRSWAIIRLGKKRIIEGAYVWRNLMDTGAIIINGTDVPVEPIDPIASFYASVSRRTLKGKPKGGFEPSQKMTRLEALKSYTINAAYGAFEEDIKGSIEVGKYADFTVLSQNIITIPEDKILDTKVLYTIVNGEILYKSE, encoded by the coding sequence ATGATTTCACCCAATGAGATTCCATTGAGATTGCAAAAAATTGTTTTCTATTCTTTTTTTCTATTCTTTCTTTATGGTTGTGAAAAAAACATGGCCAATCTTATCATCCAAAATGGTACCATTTATACCGTAGATGAATTCAACCCAATAGTTGAAGCGGTTGCTATAAAAAATGGTAAGATAATTGCTGTTGGTAAAGAATCCCAAATTCGTTCATTTATAGATAATAATACCAAAGTCCTCAACTTAAAAGGCGCCACAATGATCCCGGGGCTAATTGAAGGACATGGCCATTTTATGGGATTGGGCTATGCCAAGATGCGCTTGGATTTAAACAATGTTGCTAATTATGATGAATTAGTGAATATGGTAGCCGGTGCAGTGAAAAGGGCAGAACCGGGTGAATGGATTTTAGGTCGTGGATGGCATCAAAGCAAGTGGGCGCCGGATCCGGAAACACTTGTGAAGGGGTTCCAGACCCATGACAAACTCAGCGCAGTTTCGCCGGATAATCCAGTCTGGCTCACCCACGCCAGTGGACACGCCGGATTTGGGAATGCCAAAGCGATGGAAATTGCTGGTGTTACAACAGAGACTGAATTTGGTTTTGGGGGAGAAATCATAAAGGATCTCCGGGGAAATCCCACTGGAATTTTTAATGAGCGGGCGCAGGGAGTGGTCAGCAGTCATGTTGAATATGAAGAGGAAGGTAGTAGCGCCCTCGCATTGGATCTTGCCGTCAAAAGTTCTCTCGAAAATGGAATTACTTCATTCCAGGATGCCGGTTCCGGAAAAGCTGCCATTGAAGCATACCGAGAAGGGCTTAATCGTGATGCACTAAGGGTGCGACTCTATGTGATGCTAACAAGCCGAGATCCAAATCTCTTAAAAGAATGGTATAAAAAAGGACCTGAAATTGGTACAGGGAATGGCCATCTCACCATCCGATCTATTAAGCTAAATGCCGATGGTGCTCTCGGTTCTAGAGGCGCTTGGCTTTTAGAAGACTATACAGATCGCCCTGGACATACCGGCATGGCGACCCAATCCATGGAATATGTATACGAGGTAGCCACAGACGGTTTGGTCAACGGTTTCCAAGTAAACGCTCATGCCATTGGCGACCGCGCAAACAGAGAAGTTTTGGACCAATTTCAAAAAGCATTCGAAGAAAATTCTGTGAAGGCCTATGACCACCGATGGCGAATTGAACACGCCCAACATATTAATCCTGCAGATATTCCACGTTTTGGTAAATTGGGTGTAATTGCTTCCATGCAAGGAATTCACCTTTCCTCAGATCGATCTTGGGCCATTATCCGCCTTGGGAAAAAACGTATTATTGAGGGAGCCTACGTCTGGCGAAACCTCATGGATACGGGAGCTATTATCATAAATGGTACCGATGTTCCCGTGGAGCCGATTGACCCAATTGCATCTTTTTATGCTAGTGTATCACGAAGAACACTTAAGGGGAAACCAAAGGGTGGGTTTGAACCAAGCCAAAAAATGACCCGATTAGAAGCGCTAAAAAGCTATACTATCAATGCTGCCTATGGCGCTTTTGAAGAAGATATCAAAGGATCCATTGAGGTAGGAAAATATGCTGATTTTACGGTCCTATCTCAGAATATTATCACCATCCCCGAGGATAAAATTTTAGACACCAAAGTTCTTTACACAATTGTAAATGGTGAAATTTTGTACAAAAGCGAATGA
- a CDS encoding proline--tRNA ligase, translating to MSKGVIPQSKDYSAWYTEVVTKASLADYGPVKGTMVVRPYGFSLWENIKETFDKMIKDTGHVNAYFPLFIPKSFFGKEAEHVEGFAKECAVVTHTRLKADAEHGIIVDPESKLEEEVIVRPTSETIIWAMYKKWIQSYRDLPLLINQWANVVRWEMRTRLFLRTTEFLWQEGHTAHATADEAEKETLLILELYRQLAEDYLAMPVHTGLKSESEKFAGAERTYCIEAMMGDKRALQAGTSHNLGQNFAKAFDVKFQTQDNKEELVYATSWGVSTRLVGAVVMTHGDDKGLKLPPKIAPYQVVVVPIFRDDESKQAVQDYLGPILSDLRDAGVRVHEDWRKGSPGFKFNEWELKGVPLRLEVGPKDVENGKAVLVRRDNGEKQFIQKGELAGLVPNLLDEIQTAMFESAKSFRAENTHTVSSYDAFKKIIGNNDGFVRCGWDGTVESEMAIKDETKATIRVIPFDENPKNLNCIYSGKPAKHEVIFAKAY from the coding sequence ATGTCAAAAGGTGTAATACCGCAAAGTAAAGATTATTCAGCTTGGTACACAGAAGTGGTTACTAAAGCAAGTTTGGCCGATTACGGTCCTGTAAAAGGGACCATGGTAGTACGACCCTACGGTTTTTCCCTATGGGAGAATATTAAAGAAACCTTCGATAAGATGATTAAGGATACTGGCCATGTGAATGCTTATTTCCCTCTATTTATCCCAAAGTCATTTTTTGGTAAAGAAGCGGAACATGTAGAAGGGTTTGCCAAAGAATGTGCAGTTGTCACTCACACTCGCCTTAAGGCCGATGCTGAACATGGAATAATTGTTGATCCCGAATCTAAACTGGAAGAAGAAGTAATTGTTCGTCCCACTTCGGAAACGATAATCTGGGCTATGTATAAAAAGTGGATTCAGTCCTATCGTGATTTACCTTTACTCATTAACCAATGGGCGAATGTGGTTCGCTGGGAAATGCGGACACGACTTTTTCTACGCACTACAGAATTCCTCTGGCAAGAAGGCCACACTGCCCATGCTACCGCAGATGAAGCGGAAAAAGAAACACTGCTCATTTTAGAATTATACCGCCAGTTGGCTGAGGATTATTTGGCCATGCCCGTTCATACGGGCCTGAAATCGGAATCAGAAAAATTTGCCGGTGCGGAACGAACCTATTGCATTGAAGCTATGATGGGAGATAAACGGGCCCTCCAAGCAGGGACATCCCATAATTTAGGACAAAATTTTGCCAAGGCTTTTGATGTCAAATTCCAAACCCAAGACAATAAAGAAGAATTGGTTTATGCCACTAGCTGGGGCGTAAGCACACGCCTTGTTGGCGCAGTTGTGATGACCCACGGGGATGATAAGGGTCTGAAGCTTCCGCCGAAAATTGCCCCTTATCAAGTTGTTGTAGTACCCATTTTTAGAGATGATGAATCCAAGCAAGCTGTTCAGGATTATCTTGGTCCTATTTTATCTGACCTTCGTGATGCTGGTGTTCGTGTTCATGAGGATTGGCGAAAAGGAAGTCCCGGATTTAAGTTTAACGAATGGGAATTGAAGGGTGTACCTTTGCGTCTAGAAGTTGGTCCAAAAGATGTTGAAAATGGTAAGGCAGTTTTGGTCCGGCGAGATAATGGTGAAAAACAATTTATTCAAAAAGGTGAACTCGCAGGTCTCGTGCCTAATCTACTGGATGAAATACAAACAGCCATGTTTGAATCCGCCAAATCATTTCGGGCAGAAAATACCCATACTGTTTCATCCTATGATGCATTCAAAAAAATTATTGGGAATAATGATGGTTTCGTTCGCTGTGGTTGGGATGGAACGGTTGAATCTGAAATGGCCATTAAGGATGAAACCAAGGCCACCATCCGCGTAATCCCTTTTGATGAAAACCCAAAAAATCTAAACTGTATATATTCTGGGAAGCCAGCCAAACACGAAGTCATTTTTGCTAAGGCCTATTAA
- the recO gene encoding DNA repair protein RecO, with translation MITNSTAIVLKRFAYSETSIVARCFVRNLGKVSFMVHGAYRKKSPMGAYFQPVNCLDLIFYFKESRDLQTISKAAFSHPWSAIPADLKKISYAMAMIELTDKCLTERDSHPDLYDELESALKTVENENTQLNLAYWFYQYQLLKLLGFKPDFEQAELDFVPLPNPFAGPNSKTVFEHFQKGQSGMHKGLKITTQDRQAISSYLNTCLGVHFDNVQNLKSLQILREMVS, from the coding sequence ATGATAACCAATTCAACCGCCATTGTTCTAAAGCGGTTTGCTTATAGCGAAACCAGTATTGTCGCCCGCTGTTTCGTACGAAATTTGGGTAAGGTTAGTTTTATGGTTCATGGCGCTTACAGGAAAAAGTCGCCTATGGGGGCCTATTTTCAACCAGTTAATTGTTTAGATTTGATTTTTTATTTTAAGGAAAGCCGTGATCTTCAGACCATCTCCAAGGCGGCCTTTTCCCATCCATGGTCTGCCATTCCAGCTGATCTTAAAAAAATTTCTTATGCCATGGCTATGATTGAGTTGACCGATAAGTGTCTTACCGAACGCGATTCCCATCCAGATCTTTATGACGAATTGGAATCAGCATTAAAAACAGTCGAGAATGAAAATACACAGTTAAACCTAGCCTATTGGTTTTACCAATATCAGCTTTTGAAACTGTTGGGATTTAAGCCCGACTTTGAACAGGCTGAACTTGATTTTGTACCATTACCAAATCCCTTTGCAGGGCCCAATTCAAAAACTGTTTTTGAACATTTTCAAAAAGGCCAGTCTGGTATGCATAAAGGGCTAAAAATCACAACCCAAGACAGACAAGCGATTAGCAGTTATTTGAATACATGTTTAGGTGTCCATTTTGATAACGTACAGAATTTGAAATCACTTCAAATCTTGCGCGAAATGGTTTCCTGA